A region from the Vanacampus margaritifer isolate UIUO_Vmar chromosome 5, RoL_Vmar_1.0, whole genome shotgun sequence genome encodes:
- the LOC144052422 gene encoding Na(+)/H(+) exchange regulatory cofactor NHE-RF4-like isoform X2 gives MIELPHFTFNPKEGIDNPALVITDDFESDPNPLPKLYHLRRVEGQNFGFYLQRTTDNQGLEITDVDPWSPAEHSGLKEGDRVLEVNDEYVVNMDFFKVARKIQTCGLHLFLLVLKRDDYDQAVCSGVDLQRLAPTANGGPCSRPRLCHINRHQHCGLGMILISAEGLKGHCILSVESGGPAEKAGVISGDRLVWMNGVTTSNLTHVSINKSLKKSADSVTVLVIDGESESRYIWRKMPILPVLAGHWHLPHSAKTMHLVKGPDGYGFLLRQERFPDKRQTVHVLREVDQGSPGKKAGMEDGDLLLAVNGEPVEFMEHDDIVKMVRKSGERVSLTAISLPGRHLFRELGISPLFFHDEFIHQDDCVLSQTGIQTAQPQRFGDALL, from the exons ATGATTGAGCTTCCACA TTTTACGTTCAACCCAAAGGAAGGGATCGATAATCCAGCTCTGGTCATCACTGATGATTTTG AATCAGACCCAAATCCTCTGCCCAAACTCTACCATTTGAGGCGTGTGGAGGGGCAGAATTTTGGCTTCTACTTGCAGAGGACCACGGATAACCAAGGCTTGGAGATCACAGATGTAGACCCGTGGAGCCCAGCTGAGCACAGTGGACTTAAAGAGGGCGACCGAGTATTGGAGGTCAATGATGAATATGTGGTCAACATGGACTTCTTTAAG GTGGCGAGGAAGATCCAGACATGTGGCTTACATTTGTTTCTCCTGGTGCTGAAGAGAGATGACTATGACCAG GCAGTGTGCTCAGGTGTGGACCTACAGAGGTTGGCTCCAACTGCTAACGGCGGCCCTTGCTCTCGGCCCAGACTGTGTCACATCAACCGGCACCAGCACTGTGGCCTGGGGATGATCCTCATCTCAGCGGAAG GCCTAAAAGGACATTGCATACTGAGTGTAGAAAGTGGTGGTCCAGCAGAAAAAGCCGGAGTCATCAGTGGAGACAGATTAGTCTGGATGAACGGTGTCACGACATCCAATCTCACACACGTCTCCATCAACAAATCA CTAAAGAAGAGTGCAGACTCTGTGACAGTGCTGGTCATTGATGGTGAAAGCGAGTCTCGCTACATCTGGAGGAAAATGCCAATCTTGCCTGTGTTGGCAGGCCACTGGCATCTCCCTCACTCAGCAAAAACAATGCATCTGGTTAAAGGACCTGACGGATATGGTTTCCTGCTGAGGCAAGAGAGGTTTCCAGATAAACGACAAACAG TTCATGTGCTCCGGGAGGTGGATCAGGggagtccaggaaaaaaagCAGGAATGGAAGATGGAGATCTACTGCTAGCGGTCAACGGAGAACCAGTGGAATTCATGGAGCATGACGATATTGTCAAAATGGTTCGGAAAAGTGGTGAGAGAGTCAGCTTAACTGCTATATCCCTACCAGGGAGACACCTCTTCAGAGAG CTAGGTATTTCTCCCCTGTTCTTTCATGATGAATTCATACACCAGGATGACTGCGTCCTAAGTCAGACTGGAATTCAAACAGCACAG CCTCAAAGATTTGGTGATGCTCTCTTGTGA
- the LOC144052422 gene encoding Na(+)/H(+) exchange regulatory cofactor NHE-RF4-like isoform X1 produces MIELPHFTFNPKEGIDNPALVITDDFESDPNPLPKLYHLRRVEGQNFGFYLQRTTDNQGLEITDVDPWSPAEHSGLKEGDRVLEVNDEYVVNMDFFKVARKIQTCGLHLFLLVLKRDDYDQAVCSGVDLQRLAPTANGGPCSRPRLCHINRHQHCGLGMILISAEGLKGHCILSVESGGPAEKAGVISGDRLVWMNGVTTSNLTHVSINKSLKKSADSVTVLVIDGESESRYIWRKMPILPVLAGHWHLPHSAKTMHLVKGPDGYGFLLRQERFPDKRQTVHVLREVDQGSPGKKAGMEDGDLLLAVNGEPVEFMEHDDIVKMVRKSGERVSLTAISLPGRHLFRELGISPLFFHDEFIHQDDCVLSQTGIQTAQVSHQLDFQPSHLVSTKTLL; encoded by the exons ATGATTGAGCTTCCACA TTTTACGTTCAACCCAAAGGAAGGGATCGATAATCCAGCTCTGGTCATCACTGATGATTTTG AATCAGACCCAAATCCTCTGCCCAAACTCTACCATTTGAGGCGTGTGGAGGGGCAGAATTTTGGCTTCTACTTGCAGAGGACCACGGATAACCAAGGCTTGGAGATCACAGATGTAGACCCGTGGAGCCCAGCTGAGCACAGTGGACTTAAAGAGGGCGACCGAGTATTGGAGGTCAATGATGAATATGTGGTCAACATGGACTTCTTTAAG GTGGCGAGGAAGATCCAGACATGTGGCTTACATTTGTTTCTCCTGGTGCTGAAGAGAGATGACTATGACCAG GCAGTGTGCTCAGGTGTGGACCTACAGAGGTTGGCTCCAACTGCTAACGGCGGCCCTTGCTCTCGGCCCAGACTGTGTCACATCAACCGGCACCAGCACTGTGGCCTGGGGATGATCCTCATCTCAGCGGAAG GCCTAAAAGGACATTGCATACTGAGTGTAGAAAGTGGTGGTCCAGCAGAAAAAGCCGGAGTCATCAGTGGAGACAGATTAGTCTGGATGAACGGTGTCACGACATCCAATCTCACACACGTCTCCATCAACAAATCA CTAAAGAAGAGTGCAGACTCTGTGACAGTGCTGGTCATTGATGGTGAAAGCGAGTCTCGCTACATCTGGAGGAAAATGCCAATCTTGCCTGTGTTGGCAGGCCACTGGCATCTCCCTCACTCAGCAAAAACAATGCATCTGGTTAAAGGACCTGACGGATATGGTTTCCTGCTGAGGCAAGAGAGGTTTCCAGATAAACGACAAACAG TTCATGTGCTCCGGGAGGTGGATCAGGggagtccaggaaaaaaagCAGGAATGGAAGATGGAGATCTACTGCTAGCGGTCAACGGAGAACCAGTGGAATTCATGGAGCATGACGATATTGTCAAAATGGTTCGGAAAAGTGGTGAGAGAGTCAGCTTAACTGCTATATCCCTACCAGGGAGACACCTCTTCAGAGAG CTAGGTATTTCTCCCCTGTTCTTTCATGATGAATTCATACACCAGGATGACTGCGTCCTAAGTCAGACTGGAATTCAAACAGCACAGGTATCACATCAGCTCGACTTCCAACCATCTCATCTTGTCAGTACAAAGACACTTTTATAA